GCCTCGCCACCATCGGGCAGGGCGACTTCTGGGACGCCTGGCCCGAAGACCAACCGCCCCTCGAGGCACCGGCAGCCGCCGGCAGCAGCGGCTGGGTCCGCATGCGCCTCTACTGCCACGCCGACGACCCCGAGCTGGGCACCGGCGATCACGGGGAAAGGCACCTGGTCCAGCTCTGGCCCGCCCCCCAGACACCGCCCGTGCATCCGGACATCAGCGAAGCGGACCGGCAGGCACGAGCCGAGTACGCCGCGGACATGGCCAAACCCGTGGAGGACTACACCGCCGCATACCCCTACACCTACGGCGACGAGACCGGCTGACGGCCGCAACCCGATCACGGGCCATGCACCGAAATCAGAACGAAGAGGGGCCTGATGTCGTCCCAGTCACCGTACGATGACCGCGTGACTGCCCGCCGCACTCTTGGCGCCGGCCCTCAGGCCCCGCACAGCATTCGCGCCGCCCAGGCCGACCTGCTCGACGCCCTCCCCGGAGTCCGTCTGCCCGACGTGGAGGAGCTGCGGACCCGTGGCGTCCTCGGCGCTCACGCGGCGGCGCCTCCGGCCCCGCGGCGAACCCTCGGCTCCGGCGCACGTGCTGACGAAGTCCCCAGCCCCGCCGAGTGATGCTGGGGTGACTTCAGGTGATCGACTCGGTCACGGTCTCGCTCGCTGCCACGCTGTGTCCCCTCCTGGTCATCGGAATGATCAGCCAGCCAACCGGCGTCCCTGGCCCGCAAGATGGCCTTCGGCCAGGGGACGGTCCAGGATGCTGTGGGTCCCGATCCGGTGCCACACGACGTGCCGGGCCCCGGCGATCCGCTCCCGGCCGTAGGACCACGTCGCGCGGCCGTCCGGCGCCCAGGTGAGCTCGTAGACGCCCGGGGCGCAGCGGACGCGCTTGATGCGCAGGCCGGGGCGGAACAGCCCGGTGCGCAGGTCGGGGACGAAGGCTTCGCGTACGACGCGGTGGAAGCGCCGGCGTTGAGCGGGGGTGAGGTGCTGGAGGTCGGTGGTGAAGCGGGGGAGTGTCTCGTACGTGGGCACGGTGTCCTCCGGGCAGCACGACGAAGCCCCCGGCGGGTGCCGGGGGCTGGGTAGGCGATCGTCCTTTGGCGGTGCTCGTTCCTTGGCGCGTGGTGATGCTCAGTGGCGCTTGTTGGTGTCGGCCGGGTCGGGATGTGCGGGTTGCCGGAGAGCGATGACATTCGCTTTCGGCCTGGGGCCGCTTCCCGCCTGGCGGGCGCCTGAGAGGAAAGTTCGGCCACTGCTCCCGCCTGGCGGGACGTGGTGCTGATCGGCCTTTTCTTGCAGGTCAGAGCAGTGTGCTGTGGTCCGCATGACAGTGGATATCAGGGTCATGCGGGCCGGTCAGATGTACCGCTACTACCTGCGCGAGACCGTGGTCGGCGACGGCCGCCGCCCGGCCCGCACGCCGCTGCGCGCCGCCCAGGAGCAAGCCGGTGTCCCGGCCGGCCGCTGGATGGGCCGGGGACTTGCCGCGCTCGGACTCGCGCCGGGTGAGGAAGCCACCGAGGCGCAGCTGCGGAACCTGTTCGGCGAGCGCGGCCGCCACCCGTACGCGGACCGGATCGAGGCCGAGCGGCTCGCCGCGGGCGAGTCGGCGAAGAAGGCGTTCAAGGCCGGCGCCCTCGGACGCCGGGTGACAGTCACCGGGGTCGACTTCGTGTTCCGGCCGCAGCCGACGATCTACCTCCTGTGGGCGCTGGGGGATGAGGAAACCCGTCTGGTGATCGAGGCCGCGCACGAGTACGCGATCGAGCGGGTACTGGAGTGGATCGAGGACGAGGTCGCGGTGATCCGGTACGGCAAGGACGGCATCTACCGGGTGCGGCCGCCCGGCGGTCTGGTCGCCGCCCGCTTCCGCCACTACGAGGCGCGCTCCGGGCGGCCGTTGCTGCATGACCATCTGCTTCTGTCCGTGAAGGGGCAGCGTCTGGACGGGAAGTGGGGTTCGATCCACACCACGGCCCTGCACGAGAACACCGTGGCGGCCTCCGCGCTCTACAACGAGATCGTGGCCGCTGAGGTCTGCGAGGAGCTGGGGCTGGCGACCGAGCCGCGCACCGTCACCCCGGGGCGCCGACCGGTGATGGAGATCGCCGGGGTGCCCCACGAGCTGATCCGCTGGACCGCCCGGCGCAGTGACCAGATCGCCGCCTGCCTGACCGAGCTGGAGCACGAGTACGTCACCGCCGTCGACGACGACGGCGAGCTGCGGTTCCTGCCCGTGGTCTCCGAGCGGGCCCGCGCCAAGATGAACCAGATCGCTGCCCGCAAGACCCGCTCGCCCAAGCAGAAGACCCGGCCGCTCGCGCAGCTGCGCGCGTGGTGGAAGGTGAGCGCGATCCTCACCTCCGGGGCTGCCGCCGACGTCATCAACTCCCTCCTCGAGCACGCCCGCGCCGCAGCTGCGGGGATCCGGGCCCGGGTCGCCGCCGTGGTCGACATAGCGCTGGCAGCCGTCGACGTCACCGCGACCGTGTTCGTGATGAACGACGGCGGCCACTTCCACCGCCGGCACCTACTTGCTGAAGCCCGCCGCCATCTCGCCCTGGTCCTGCGCGGCCGCCGCCGCGACCCCGGCCTGGACGAGGAGATCGTGGCCGCCGCCATCTCCACCCACTGCCTGGACATCAGCGAGCCGAAGACCGTGCGAGGCCTGGAGGCCGGCTACCGCCTCTACACCGCCCGGTGGTCCCTGTCCGACCTCCCCGCCCGCCGCCCACCCACCCTGGCGCCCGACCCGGCGCGGCAACCCCCGGCCGATCCCGGCGAGTCGGCCGCGCCCCGGCCCCAGGGCCAGGACGCGGGGGAGTGGGAGATCCCCCGCATCCCGCTCCCGTACGAGCGCGCCGTCCTCGCCGGCGCGGTGGTGCGCGACAAGCTGCGCACCACCGCCTCCACCGCCGTGCGGGGCCGGGCCGGCGACGTCGTCGCCCATCAGCAGGCGGCGATGCCCGAGCAACTGCTCGCGCCCCCGGTCGCCGAAGTCGAGCACGACGACCAGGAGCCGGAAACCGGGCGCGGGGAGGCGATCGACATGACCGCGCTGCGGGCCTTGCGGAAGTCCCGCACGGACGTGGAAGCCCTCGATCTCACCGCCGACCGACTGCGCCGCCTCCAAGATGCGTTCGCCAAGGCGGGTGACGACTCCCGCGTCCGCGCGAAACGCAACACCGTCCAGGCCGACGACACTGGCCCGGTGCGCCCGTACGGCCAGCAGGCGTACCGCCCGCAGGAGCCCGGATCGCACCGCGGCCGGGAGGCCGGCCACTGAGTGCATCCGGTGTCGCGCACCCGATGCTGTGCATCGCACCGGCGATGCCGCGCATCCGCTCCACTCGGTGGGCTCCACCGAGTGGAGCCCACCGGCCGGGAGCGGCGACACCGTGCTGGGCATCCACTTACTGGGTGGAGTCCACCGGCCGGAGAGTGGACGACATCGTGCGGGAGTGCTCGGCATCGCCGCGACGATGCTGTGCATCCACCCGATGCATTTCCCCTTGACCTCGGCCCGTGACCCTGTTGGGCAATTCCGCTGAGTGGCTGTTGAAAGGCCCGCGTGGTCAAGTGTCAGTGGCCAGTTGTAATTCCCCACAGGCGGCCAGTTCCTGGGGGACTATCTGGCCGCCAGCCGTCACGCTGAGTCAGGACGCCAGAGGCGGGCGGGCAGGAGTTGCCAGTCCGACTCCCAGCGCGCTGCCGACAAGAAGGCCCACGCCGTGGTTATTGGTGAGGAGACAAAGGACAAGACCCGCGGCGGGGATGAGGAGAGCCACCCGCCGCAGGGCGACGACGCTGCCGCGCGCCGCGTACCAAGTGGCGAGTGCGCCCACGAGGCCGCAGATCGCCACGGAGTCCCCGCCTCCTTGGAGGCTCCAGCCGGCCATGCTCACCGCCTGCGCCGTCACGCCGCTTGCCGTAAAGACCAGCAACGTCCGCCAGGGGCCGAACTGCCGCTCGGCGAGCGGAGCGACAACCGCGAGCGCGGCCAGGTTGAACAGGAGTTGGAACCAGCCCGATGACTGCACCATCAAGGCGGTCACGGCTCGCCACCACGCACCATGAGGGTGTCGCTCGAGCGCATCGATCATGGCGGGGGCGGTCGTCTGGGCCACGCCGAGCACCACCATGGTGGCCACCAGCCCCGCGGCGGCTCTCGGGACAGGCTGCCGCCACACCCGCAGCAAGGCCAGGGGAGGAGGCATCGCCTCGCAGTCCTTCGTGGCGAGCGTCGCCAGGAGTGGGATGCCCGACACGATGACGACCACCGCGCACCCATAGAGCAACACACTGTGCATGTTCATGATCGAAGCCTGTCAGATGGTCCAGCTGCACCGACAGGCACTGCCATGCGAGTGGCGACGCACTGCCCCTGCCCCTGCCCGGACAGCGTCAACGACACGGAGAGTGACACGCTAACTGGCCGTACGTGGGGAATTCGTGCTGGCCGCTGTCAGTCAAGGGGAAACACACTGTCCACACGGGCCCGCTCCACCGCACCGGGTCCACCCGATGCACACCACGCGCCGTCGGCCGTACCGATGGCATCCACTCCCACGGTGGTGCGGCTACCGGTGGGCGCCGGGTGCGGAGTGGAACGCGTGCGCCAGCACCAGGTGCTCGTCCCGCATCGCCTCCAGGGTGTCGGCGGTGTCCGGGTGGTCGGGGTCCGGGATGACGTTCACCGTGAACCGGATGATGCTGCGGGCGATGCCCAACACCGCCGTGGTGGGGGAGTCCCGTGCCCAGTCCCGCAGCGCGGACAGCAGCACGCACCCGACCTCGTCCAGGGCGAAGGAGTCCGCGCACGGATCAGCTGCTTCATGGAGCTATGGCTCCGGCGGTCAAGGAAGCGTCACAGATCCGGCTGTGCGGGACATGGCCGATACAGACCTCCTGTCCCATAGGTTCCGCTCTTACGGTCTCGTATCTCAAGGAGAGGATCTTTCATGCGATTAAGAACCATCGCGGGCGTGTTCGCCGCCGGACTGACGCTGGCCGCCGCTGGCACGCAGACAGCGCTGGCCGATCCGCCGCCCAACTCGGCCCCGCCCGAGGTCACGGTGACCGTGCAGGACACGTCGTCCCTGATGGACGTGTCCTGCACGTTCAACGCACTGAAGCCCAACCACAGCGGCTCCCGGATGACCGGCACCGGCGGCATCAAGACGTGCGTCGGCGCCCCCGTGACCTGCAACAGCGAGTCGGACCTGGAGTTCTACAACAACTTCTCGGGCATGTGGATGACGGCGGCGACGTCCCGCCAGTCCCAGTGCGCGCCACCGCTGCGGTCCTCGACGGCAGCGGCAACCTGCGTGAACCACCCGGGTGACCCGAGCGTGGGCTGGCGCACGATGACGATCGGCACCCTCGTGAGCTCCGGCGGACAAGTTGGAAGCGGCGAGGCGGACAGCCCCGTCTTGTACGTCTCCTGCGCATAGTGGGAAGTTGGAGGGCCTGCGGAGCTCGGTCCGGCTGCGGGCCCTCCTGCAGGTCCCCCGGGAAAGGATCCGACCATGTCTTCGTCCCGTGACGCGGTGTGGCGGCGTTGCGCCCATCTCGGTCGTGTCGTGCTGCCCCTGATCGACCAGGAGCCGGGGCGACAAGCCAGCCGACACGACAATCTGCGGACGTGGGGTATCGAGCTAGGGGTCGGCGAGCGGCTACTTGAGACCTTCGCGGCCCTGGCCGCGCACGCTGCCCTGAGCGACGCCGCCTCACCCGAAGCAGGAATCGACGCGGTGCCTCTCAGCGCCGTCGCCGCGGCGGTAACCGGCAAGCGCGACTTCGAGTTACTCGCCGGCCTCCCGGAGCACTTCACCGACGACCGGGACCAACAAGCCGTCAGCCTCTTCCGTCTCTACGCGTATAAAGGCGGCTCCTTCAGCCGCACGCTCTTTCAGCTGAGCCGCGAACTGCGCCACACCCTCACCGTGCTCGCCGAACGATCACCCACGCCATCCCCGACGTGCGCAGACCTCATGCGCCAGGCCGACGACGCTGGTCTACCTAACTGACCATCCACGAGCCTGGAGACGAGGGTGCCTGCCCCGTCGCTGACGGTGCAGAGCCGGAGCAGGGCCAGGCCGTGCCCGAGCAGAGGCCGGGCGGCGGGTGGTTCTCGCGCTTCCGGAGCTGACGCGGCGGGATCCAGCGGAGCCGGGGAGCTGATCGGGGCCGCTCAACGCGGCCCGCCCGCCCGCACGTCCGGGACAGGGTCTACCGCTCCTAGGTCCCGCGTTCGTTTGTGCCCGCTGCTGCGGCGTTGTCAGAGGTCTGCGCTACGGTCGATGCGTCCGTTCGGACACTCCGTTCCCGCCTGGTCTCTACCTCAGACCAGGCGGGAACGGACGGGGCCACACCCCTTCTTGATCTCGGCACAGGGGGCGGCCTCCTTCCGGAAGGAAGGGCGACACCAAGGTGTCCTGTCTCCATTCGACGGGGTCGCCGCTCCAATTGCAAGGAAAACCGGGAACTTCACCCGCGAGGCCTCGTCCCGCGCTCGTTGCATGGGCCGGAACGGTCATTCTCAAACTTCCACCTAGCACTCCGTGAAACCTAATGTTCCGTGATTCCTTGATCACGTGGCGTAGCGCGCAGGCGGCGGTACATGCTGAGCTCCCCTCAACAGCGGTCCGGCACCCGCTTGTTGAGGCGTCCGTTCGACGTGACTTCCGGAAGACAAAGGAGTGCGATGGATGCCAGGAAGATAGTGATCGCCGTAGTGCTGATCACGATCGTCGTCTTCGGCTGGGGCGCGGCGATGGCTGTGACGGGCCACGAGGCCGTCATCGCTCCGCTGGCCCCCGCTCTTGGACTGACCGTGCAGCAGGTGCTGCGCACGGTCCGCTCGCGGAACGCCACCGCCTCGACGCACCCCGCGGCAGCGGTACCGGACAAGGAGGACGGCGCCCCGTGACGACGCCCTTCGAGTCGCCGGCGCCGCCGCCCCCCGGGCTGGCACCGGTGCGCCCCGGACGCAAACTCGGCCCGATCGCGGACCGGGTGGGCAGTTCCCACAGGGCCTGGCTGGAGCCCACGCGCTGTAGCTACATCACCAGCGGTCGCACTCTGAGCGATCTGAGCGAGCACGTCCTCCTGGCCAAGTCCAAGCTCTCCGAGCTGCTGCGCGGAGTGGGTCACTATCCGCGGTGGGAGGTCGTCCATCGCCTGTCGATCGAGCTGGGCATCCCCAACTGGCCTCTCTACCGCCTGTGGCGGCAGGGCGCCCTCGACATCGGCAAGTCCAAGGAGTGGATCGATCGCTCCAGCGAGAACACCGGTGCAGTCCCCCCCGGTGACCAGCCCCTGGAGCACAGCGGCCTGCGGTTCATGATGGAAGACGACTACCGCTGCTACGCCGCGGCGTTCCTGGCCGCCGGCCCGTGCGACGACGCCATCGAGGACACCTTCGCCATCCTCTGGCTGTCCTGGGAAGATGCTCTGGCCAGCCCGGACATCCGCCGGTACGCCTGGAACATCCTTCGCGCCACCGTCCTCGCCAAGGCCACCTACCGCGACAACCTCCCCGAGCTGGAGAACGCGGCCTTCGACACCGTCGCCATGTACACCCACCGCTCCGAGACCGGCCGCATCACGCAGCTGACGGAGAGCCTCGAGCTGTACAAGGCGATCAGTAAGCTGCCCCCCGCCCAACTCGACGTCATGGTCCTGCGCTATCTGTGCGGCGCCTCCGAGGAGAGGACCTCCCACCTCCTCGGTGTCCCCCTGGCCGTCGTACGGTCCGACGAGCGCCACGCCCACCGCTTTTTGCACAGTGCCATCACCCTGCCACCAGAGACCGAAGGACCCGTCACGTGACACCGCTCGAAGAGATCCTGTCCAGGGCGCTGCTGGTCCGCGACCGCACCGTGCCGCCCGACGTCGTCCCGCCGACCCACGCCCGCCGCTGCCCACGCGCTCCCGTTCGTCCGGTAAAGGTGGGCGAGGCGGCCAACACTGCTGCGGCACAGGACCTGCGCGCGCTGTGCGAAGCCCTGGTCACCCATACGCCACCGACGGCGGTGGCCGCGTTCCTCACCGAGCAACTGCCCGAACCCCGAAGCGCGATGATCCTGGCCTGCGTCCTGCAACTGACCGACACCGACGACGGCGCCCGCTTCTGGTGGCAGTACGCCGCAGGCGCCGGCCAGGCCGCCGCCGCGTACTGCCTCTACCTCCACCACCTCGCTCTGGGGGAGGACGACGCGGCCCGGTGGTGGCACCGCCAGACCGATGACATTCACCCTCTCCCCCACGACGACAGCACCGTCGACCGCGACCGCATTGACACAGCACCGACCAGCACGATCCTGCGCGTCCTGCGGCACCTAGCCAGACAAACCGACCGAGGCCCTCGCTCCGCCATAGTCCGAGAACTCATGAAATACGTGCCGGTAGCCGTCGCCACCGGATACCTCCGTGAGCCTGATATCGAACTCCCCATGCCGGGCTCCGACTTCGCTGACAAGATCCGCAACCTGCTCACGAACGTCGCCAGACACGCCAGCACACCACCCAGCCACCTCCCCACCCGCCTCGAGACACGCCGCCGTAGACGACGCGAGACCCCTCGCAGCGTTGCCTGGCTCCACGAACAGGTAGGAGAGGCCGCCACACGCTGAGTCCCACGCCGGGCCCATGGCGAGCACTTGGAGCACGACCACGACGGCCCGAGCAGAAAGCCGGCGGCACCTGGCTCCCGCTTCCGCGGCCGACGTCCGGGCGAAACCACGGCCGGGCAGGACGTCCTGCCCGGCCGTGGCGGCTACTCCCAGGGCTTCGGCAGCGCGTGCCATAGGGCCCTGAGCCAGTCGGGCGGGTCGGTGAGGAACTTGTCCACCAGCCGGGCGGTGATGGACCGGGCGGCTGCCTTCGCGGCGCCCTGCGCGGCGCCCTGGCCTATCGCGGCGGTCAGGCCGGCACTCACGGCGGGCTGTTGCGGGACGGGCGCAGGGGCGGGCGGTTGGACGGGCGCGGGAACGTTGTCCCGGGTCATGATGCTGCTCCCTTGAGCAGAGGGATCGAGGACAGCGGACACCTGTGGTGGTGTCGTCCGCGTGGGGGTGGTGCGCGCCTCGCGGTCGGCGGTCCTGTTGCGTCTCTCTGCGTGAGAGCGTCCCTGTGGGGTCTCGGCCCTGGCCCAGGGTGGCGTGTTCAGCGTAGCGGTGATCGGCGCAGGTGTTGCCCTGGGTGACTGGCGGTTGGTCATCGGTACTGCCTCCGGCGTGAGTTCGGCTGAGCGAGCGGGACAGTGACAGGGCGCAGGTGCTTGCGTCTCGTCCTGGCGGCCACGGTTCCTTCACCGCTTAGGGCCGGAAGCTGGGACCTGGACAGCAGCGGCCGGGAAGGAAAGTTCCGGGAGCACGAGGAAGGCCCGGACGTTTTTGGTCCGGGCCTTGCCTTTCACAAGTGCTCTAGCGAGTCGAATGCCAGTAGGGGAGTCGCTGTCGGCGCCTCCCCTACAGTTATCGGGCGTAGACGGCCGGATGTGACGCTCGTCTTGCAACTTTGCTAATTGCGGCGCCGCCCCGGACCTACGCCCCGGTGAAGCGGACTTGATCGGCCGTCCAGTCGCCCAGCCGCTGCCACGGGCGCAGTCGCCCGAGCAGATAGCCGGCCGCGAGCGCGGCGGCCGCGGTGACGACGACGCCCACGATCAGGACCACCGCATTCCGATCGCGGACAGCAGCTCCATCCGCTCCGGCGTCAGTGTCGCCGCCCGGGAGCGCTGGTTCCCGATCCAGGCGCCCAGCTTGTGCTCCCGCTCCTCCTGGTCCTCGCCGCCGACGATCCGCTCGACGTGCTTCCTGGGGACCTGGAGGTGTCCCTCGCGCTCGTAGAACTGGCGGGCGGCCTCGTAGTGCATGGCCCACTTGTCGGCCTGCGTACGGCGCGGCTTCGGCTTCTCGTCCTCGCTCGCGGGTGTGATGCCGAGGACCTGCTCGCACAGCCACTGCTGGACGGTGGTGAGCTGGTCCCAGCCGAGCCGGACCGACTGCACCCACCGGCCGAGGTCCTCGCCCTGGCGCACGACGTCGCCCGTCTCGGTGGGCAGCGCCTCACCGGCGTCCAGGTGCATCCGCACGAGGTGGAAGCACCGCTGCCACGTCACCGGCCAGCTCGGGCACCAGGCGGGGTCGATGTCCTCCAGCTGCTCGCGCCGTTCGTCCGACAGGGCCCCGGCCGACGACTCCACCGGCAGCCCCTCGGCACGCCGCTGCTCGATCTCCTGCGCCTTGCGGGCGGCGGCCCGCGCGTTCTTCAGAAAGATGCCCACCCGGTGCCCCTGGAACGTGGCGTCCAGCGGGGCCAGGAGGTGGCCGTGTTCGGCCGCCCACCCGCGCGCGGCCGCGAGGCCCTCCTCCCACGCGACGTCGTAGTGCGACCAGATCATGCCGAGCTTCTCCAGTTGCGCGACGCGGTCCTCGTCCATGTCGCCGCGGGCGTAGAACCGGCGAGCGTCGGCGGTCCACTGCCCCAGCGGGAACCCGGCGAGCGAGGCCGGCCACCCCTCGCCCTCCGCCTCCTGGTCGTCGACGGCGGGCACGCGGAACGTGAACGGCACCTTCAAGTCGCCGTGCTCGCGGGCGTAGATGACGGCGGCCTCCACGCCGCGCCGCCAGTGCTCGTGCTCCGGGTTGAGCACGCGCAGGTTGATGAACGCGGCGAGCGCGGCCGGGTCACGGGGCGTGGAGAACTTCAGCAGGGCCTTGGCAGGGGCGCTCACGCCTCCGGAGCCCTCGCCGCTCCCGCCCGTGCTCTTCCCGCCCTCGTCCTTGCTGACGGGCTTGTAGCGGCTCGGCGCCTGCTGCTCCGCAAGGCTTTCCACGATCCGCGCGTCGTGCGCCCGCAACGCCTCCAACAGCTTCGCCAGCCCGCCGAACGCCCGCGAGGTCAGCATGTTGTCCGCCGTCTCGCCCGGCCCGAGCAGCACCGGCACCACGAGCGAGGCCACCTTGCCCTCGCCGGGCTGCATCCGCAGCGCCCGGCCCACGGCCTGGACCAGGTCCGGCATCGAGCCGCGCACGTCGGCCCAGTACACGGAGTCGCAGTTCTTGGTGTCGACGCCCTCGCCCAGCACCTTCACCGAGGACAGGAAGCACTTCTCCACGACGGTGCCGTCCGCAGCGATCCCGGCCGCGAACTCCCCGAGCAGCCGGCGGCGGTGGAGCGGCTTGTGGTCGCCGCACAGCCAGTTGGCCCAGATCGTCTTGGGGTACAGCTCGGGGTCGGCGGCGTGCAGCTGCGCGGCGACGTCGGGGAGGCCGGCCGCGAACGCTTCGGCCTCCTTGACGACGTGGTGGAAGACGAGCGTGCGCCTAAAGCCCTCCTCCGCCGACGCCTTCACCAGGGCGGTCTGGAGCGCGGCGAGCCGGGCCCCGCGGACCTCTGCCGAGCGGCTTTCGGCGCCCAGGAGCTGCGCGGCCTGGAGCGCGGTGTCGGTGACGTCCACGCAGACGACCTGGTAGGGGGCACAGATTCCCCGGTCGATGGCCTCCGAGAGGGTCAGGGTGAAGCAGCGGCTGCCGAAGGGGCCCTCAGGGTCGTCTTCCATGCTCGCGACCAGCTCGCCCGGTGCGCCGGCCCCGTCCTCGTCTCCGAGCTGCCACAGCCGGGGCGTGGCCGTCATGTAGAGGCGGCGCAGGGACGGGATCTTCTGGTTGTCGTGGACGACCGCCCACGGCTTCCCGATCCGGCCCGAAACGCGGTGGGCTTCGTCCACGACGATCAGATCCCAAGCCGCGAGGCCCCCGGCGTGCGCCCGCTCCAGCGTGCCCAGACCGAGGCTGGCGTACGTGGCGAACACGGTGACCTTGTCCAGGCCCCGCGTCCACTCCACCAGCTCGTC
The Streptomyces misionensis genome window above contains:
- the mobF gene encoding MobF family relaxase, giving the protein MTVDIRVMRAGQMYRYYLRETVVGDGRRPARTPLRAAQEQAGVPAGRWMGRGLAALGLAPGEEATEAQLRNLFGERGRHPYADRIEAERLAAGESAKKAFKAGALGRRVTVTGVDFVFRPQPTIYLLWALGDEETRLVIEAAHEYAIERVLEWIEDEVAVIRYGKDGIYRVRPPGGLVAARFRHYEARSGRPLLHDHLLLSVKGQRLDGKWGSIHTTALHENTVAASALYNEIVAAEVCEELGLATEPRTVTPGRRPVMEIAGVPHELIRWTARRSDQIAACLTELEHEYVTAVDDDGELRFLPVVSERARAKMNQIAARKTRSPKQKTRPLAQLRAWWKVSAILTSGAAADVINSLLEHARAAAAGIRARVAAVVDIALAAVDVTATVFVMNDGGHFHRRHLLAEARRHLALVLRGRRRDPGLDEEIVAAAISTHCLDISEPKTVRGLEAGYRLYTARWSLSDLPARRPPTLAPDPARQPPADPGESAAPRPQGQDAGEWEIPRIPLPYERAVLAGAVVRDKLRTTASTAVRGRAGDVVAHQQAAMPEQLLAPPVAEVEHDDQEPETGRGEAIDMTALRALRKSRTDVEALDLTADRLRRLQDAFAKAGDDSRVRAKRNTVQADDTGPVRPYGQQAYRPQEPGSHRGREAGH
- a CDS encoding rhomboid family intramembrane serine protease translates to MNMHSVLLYGCAVVVIVSGIPLLATLATKDCEAMPPPLALLRVWRQPVPRAAAGLVATMVVLGVAQTTAPAMIDALERHPHGAWWRAVTALMVQSSGWFQLLFNLAALAVVAPLAERQFGPWRTLLVFTASGVTAQAVSMAGWSLQGGGDSVAICGLVGALATWYAARGSVVALRRVALLIPAAGLVLCLLTNNHGVGLLVGSALGVGLATPARPPLAS
- a CDS encoding sigma-70 family RNA polymerase sigma factor, with protein sequence MTTPFESPAPPPPGLAPVRPGRKLGPIADRVGSSHRAWLEPTRCSYITSGRTLSDLSEHVLLAKSKLSELLRGVGHYPRWEVVHRLSIELGIPNWPLYRLWRQGALDIGKSKEWIDRSSENTGAVPPGDQPLEHSGLRFMMEDDYRCYAAAFLAAGPCDDAIEDTFAILWLSWEDALASPDIRRYAWNILRATVLAKATYRDNLPELENAAFDTVAMYTHRSETGRITQLTESLELYKAISKLPPAQLDVMVLRYLCGASEERTSHLLGVPLAVVRSDERHAHRFLHSAITLPPETEGPVT
- a CDS encoding DEAD/DEAH box helicase encodes the protein MSSTDRVDQREAVQREAIDAVVRALELPARSLVPERGLRTQVIMATGSGKTRVAVRSAEELHAGRVLVLVPSLDLLAQTEAAWREGGRRGPMIGVSSLRGEEVSFPNTTDVDELVEWTRGLDKVTVFATYASLGLGTLERAHAGGLAAWDLIVVDEAHRVSGRIGKPWAVVHDNQKIPSLRRLYMTATPRLWQLGDEDGAGAPGELVASMEDDPEGPFGSRCFTLTLSEAIDRGICAPYQVVCVDVTDTALQAAQLLGAESRSAEVRGARLAALQTALVKASAEEGFRRTLVFHHVVKEAEAFAAGLPDVAAQLHAADPELYPKTIWANWLCGDHKPLHRRRLLGEFAAGIAADGTVVEKCFLSSVKVLGEGVDTKNCDSVYWADVRGSMPDLVQAVGRALRMQPGEGKVASLVVPVLLGPGETADNMLTSRAFGGLAKLLEALRAHDARIVESLAEQQAPSRYKPVSKDEGGKSTGGSGEGSGGVSAPAKALLKFSTPRDPAALAAFINLRVLNPEHEHWRRGVEAAVIYAREHGDLKVPFTFRVPAVDDQEAEGEGWPASLAGFPLGQWTADARRFYARGDMDEDRVAQLEKLGMIWSHYDVAWEEGLAAARGWAAEHGHLLAPLDATFQGHRVGIFLKNARAAARKAQEIEQRRAEGLPVESSAGALSDERREQLEDIDPAWCPSWPVTWQRCFHLVRMHLDAGEALPTETGDVVRQGEDLGRWVQSVRLGWDQLTTVQQWLCEQVLGITPASEDEKPKPRRTQADKWAMHYEAARQFYEREGHLQVPRKHVERIVGGEDQEEREHKLGAWIGNQRSRAATLTPERMELLSAIGMRWS